A section of the Pleuronectes platessa chromosome 7, fPlePla1.1, whole genome shotgun sequence genome encodes:
- the ric8a gene encoding synembryn-A: MAMKMDLSAIIEQMETGEQDTALTALQSYTKEMNQCFTFSREEERERERLGELVLGFLNRELQPSCQLACLETLRILTRDKDCLDPFINRSAMSTLARYAGIAVASTATHAHSILMEGQVEGEGEDAEEVSSELMKGASPPSESPDQEVIVEALKSICNILLHNETGQVIAADLQLIKGLSERLKQCHDSTWIHEVRFFDLRLTFLLTTLRVDVRAQLAQELHGISLLGNQLDVTLGLCWPDTLETARAGSEDVPLEELSPLSREQIELAMEILKILFNLTFDTARRKVDEEEMAEYRHLGAILRHCLMSHADGEERTEEFHSHTVNLLGNLPLPCLGVLLMPKVQQASIEYMGVNMDAVNMLLKFMEKRLDRVHKLRETLLPSLNLLTESGRIHRETRKFLRSKVLPPLRDVINKPEVGSALRNKLVRMMTHIDTDVKDCAAEFLFVLCKESVSRFVKYTGYGNAAGLLAARGLLTGSRDSGIYSEDEDSETEEYREAKAHINPITGVVEEEQPNPMEGMTEEQKEYEAMKLVRMFDKLSRTNVIQPMQLSMDGKMREITPDDLQNLTHNPVFQPEEPGSEDEA, encoded by the exons ATGGCGATGAAAATGGATTTAAGTGCCATCATAGAGCAGATGGAGACGGGAGAGCAAGACACCGCTCTGACTGCTCTACAGAGCTACACCAAGGAG ATGAACCAATGCTTTACATTCAGCAGGGAAGAGGAGCGTGAAAGAGAG CGTCTGGGAGAGTTGGTGCTCGGTTTCCTCAATAGGGAGTTGCAGCCGTCCTGTCAGCTGGCATGTCTAGAAACGCTTCGCATCCTGACCAGGGACAAAGACTGCCTGGACCCCTTCATCAATCGCTCGGCCATGTCTACTCTTGCCCGCTACGCTGGGATCGCTGTTGCCAGCACTGCCACACATGCCCACAGCATTCTGATGGAGGGCCAAG TCGAGGGTGAGGGGGAAGATGCAGAGGAAGTGTCGAGTGAGTTGATGAAGGGAGCGTCCCCTCCGTCAGAAAGTCCTGACCAGGAAGTTATTGTCGAGGCTCTCAAGTCCATATGTAACATCCTGCTACACAACGAGACGGGACAG GTCATCGCAGCAGATCTGCAGCTGATAAAGGGCTTGTCAGAGAGGctgaaacagtgtcatgattcCACCTGGATCCACGAG GTGCGGTTCTTTGACCTGCGCCTCACCTTTCTGCTGACTACCCTCAGGGTAGACGTCAGGGCACAGCTAGCACAGGAGCTTCATGGCATCAGTCTGCTAG GCAACCAGTTGGATGTGACACTAGGCCTGTGTTGGCCAGACACATTGGAGACGGCCAGAGCAGGATCAGAGGACGTCCCACTTGAAGAACTATCCCCTCTGAGCCGGGAACAAATAGAACTAGCCATGGAAATTCTGAAAATACTATTTAACCTCACGTTTGACACGGCAAGGCGTAAGGTTGACGAG gaggagatggcagAGTACAGACATTTGGGAGCCATACTGAGACACTGTCTAATGAGCCATGCTGATGGAGAGGAGCGGACTGAGGAGTTCCACAG CCACACGGTTAACCTGTTAGGTAACCTCCCTCTGCCCTGTCTGGGCGTGCTGTTGATGCCAAAGGTACAACAAGCCTCCATTGAGTATATGGGGGTCAACATGGATGCTGTCAACATGCTCCTGAAATTCATGGAGAAAAGACTTGACCGG GTCCATAAACTGAGAGAGACCCTTCTCCCATCACTGAACTTGCTGACCGAAAGCGGCCGCATCCATAGAGAGACCAGGAAGTtcctcaggtcaaag gtgctACCTCCACTGCGTGATGTGATAAACAAACCAGAGGTGGGCAGTGCTCTGAGGAACAAACTAGTCCGTATGATGACACACATTGACACCGATGTTAAGGACTGTGCAGCTGAATTCCTCTTTGTACTCTGCAAAGAAAGTG tgtCAAGGTTCGTAAAGTATACTGGATATGGTAACGCTGCGGGTCTTCTGGCTGCCAGAGGGCTGTTGACCGGGAGCAGAGACTCTGGGATCTACTCTGAAGATGAAGACTCTGAGACAGAGGAGTACAGAGAGGCCAAGGCTCA TATAAACCCAATAACAGGAGTTGTGGAAGAGGAGCAGCCTAATCCCATGGAGGGAAtgacagaggagcagaaagaaTATGAAGCTATGAAGCTGGTCAGGATGTTTGACAAGCTGTCAAG GACCAATGTGATCCAACCCATGCAGCTCAGCATGGATGGGAAAATGAGAGAGATAACTCCAGATGATCtacaaaacctcacacacaatcCTGTGTTCCAGCCAGAAGAGCCTGGCAGTGAAGATGAGGCTTAG
- the ppp6r3 gene encoding serine/threonine-protein phosphatase 6 regulatory subunit 3 isoform X3 has protein sequence MFWKFDLHTTSHIDTLLEKEDVTLTEVMDEDDVLQECKAQNHKLVDFLLRPQCMEDLVTYITQEPNTEVEEKVKYKYPNISCELLTSDVGQINDRLGEDEKLLMKLYGFLQNEPPLNPLLASFFSKVLSILIGRKPEQIVDFLRKQEDFVDLMIKHIGTSAIMDLLLRMLTCIEPQQLRQDVLNWLNEEKVIQRLVDMVQPSQDEDRHSNASQSLCEIIRLSRDQMFQVQGCSEPDPLLATLEKQETVEQLLSNIFDKEKNESAIVSVIQILLTLFETRRPAFEGHMDCPPGMSHPSFSVNHSILEAVRPRLKDFHQLLLEPPKKNVMKTTWGVLDPPVGNTRLHVVRLVASLLQSNTHSINTELINLNTLGVILDMYFKYIWNNFLHIQVEICTAMILAMPPAPSDIQPDTEQEHARESILIKHLFQKCQFIQRILDAWGSNEKEQTEGGRRQGYMGHLTRIANSIVHNCDKGPNGPQIQQLISELPVEDREKWEAFISGQLADTNKRNTVDLVNTHHIHSSSDDEVDFKDSGFHQDSSLQQFGFNDEEFADQDDVVDIPFDRISDINFSLNTNESANIALFEARCKEKIQQFEDAGSDEEDIWDEKDVTFAPEAQRRPRSSGSTDSEESTDSEEEDGKRDPFEASNPITDDRMEVDTGPVWTANFDDIPMDTGTSTAPASSPSDPADSCPLSSSSSSTTMTEVLSGEAWSTSSTPTSNSETGWADFSNFTPVSPKDPLRCNSPVAMETSIETMDPLGVNAPIQPEESDGWLGTSVASPSPTSPKDCGKSKAEDETTCCEQRSITETVINGSMKETVSLTVDAKTETAVFKSDEEKSASSEKYSVVECVDLERTGINTSAAACCPKTGSDKGRSTAEIPNGPLEGMAAIEEAKIDQSAVSSEPAVNGPA, from the exons ATGTTTTGGAAGTTTGACCTCCACACCACATCCCACATTGACACACTGCTAGAGAAGGAGGATGTGACGCTGACAGAGGTGATGGATGAGGATGACGTCCTGCAGGAGTGCAAGGCCCAGAACCACAAATTGGTGGACTTCCTGCTGAGACCACAGTGCATGGAGGACCTGGTCACCTACATCACACAGGAACCCAACACTGAAGTTGAAGAGAAGGTTAAATACAA gtaTCCTAACATATCATGTGAGCTGCTTACGTCAGATGTTGGCCAGATAAATGACAGACTTGGAGAAGATGAAAAACTGCTGATGAAACTTTACGGCTTCCTCCAAAATGAGCCACCTCTCAACCCGCTCCTCGCAAGCTTCTTCTCCAAGGTCCTCTCCATTCTTATCGGACGTAAGCCTGAACAG ATCGTCGATTTTCTACGAAAGCAGGAAgattttgttgatctgatgatcAAACACATCGGGACATCAGCCATCATGGACCTGCTACTTAGAATGCTCACCTGCATTGAACCACAACAGCTCCGACAGGATGTTCTCAAC TGGCTAAATGAGGAGAAGGTGATCCAGAGATTAGTGGACATGGTGCAGCCTTCTCAAGATGAGGAT AGACACTCCAATGCCTCCCAGTCACTGTGTGAGATCATCAGACTGAGCAGAGATCAGATGTTCCAGGTTCAGGGTTGCTCAGAGCCTGACCCACTTCTGGCCACACTTGAAAA ACAGGAGACGGTGGAGCAGTTGTTGTCTAATATCTTTGACAAGGAGAAGAATGAATCTGCAATCGTCAGTGTTATCCAGATCCTCCTTACACTGTTTGAAACCAGGAGACCAGC GTTTGAGGGTCATATGGATTGCCCCCCAGGGATGTCCCATCCGTCATTTTCAGTCAATCACAGCATCCTGGAGGCTGTGAGACCCCGTCTCAAAGACTTTCACCAGCTGCTACTGGAACCCCCAAAG AAGAATGTGATGAAAACAACGTGGGGGGTGCTGGATCCTCCAGTGGGCAACACCAGACTCCATGTTGTCAGACTGGTGGCCAGTCTGctgcagagcaacacacacagcatcaacaCAGAACTCATTAACCTCAACACACTGGGAGTTATACTA GACATGTATTTCAAATACATCTGGAACAACTTCCTCCACATTCAGGTTGAAATCTGTACAGCTATGATTCTCGCTATGCCCCCCGCCCCCAGTGACATCCAGCCAGATACAGAGCAGGAACATGCAAGGGAGAGCATCCTCATCAAACAT CTGTTTCAAAAGTGCCAGTTTATTCAGAGAATCCTAGATGCCTGGGGCTCCAATGAGAAAGAACA GACGGAAGGTGGTCGGCGACAAGGCTACATGGGTCACCTGACTAGAATAGCCAACTCTATAGTTCATAACTGTGACAAAGGCCCTAATGGACCGCAGATACAACAGCTCATCTCAG AGCTCCCAgtagaggacagagagaaatggGAGGCCTTTATTTCTGGGCAGCTGGCTGACACAAACAAGAGAAACACTGTCGACCTG gtaaacacacaccacatacaTTCTTCCAGTGATGACGAGGTGGACTTTAAAGACAGTGGCTTTCACCAGGACTCCTCTCTACAACAA TTCGGCTTCAATGATGAAGAGTTTGCTGATCAGGACGATGTGGTGGA TATTCCCTTTGATAGAATATCAGACATCAATTTTTCACTGAATACAAATGAAAGT GCAAACATAGCTTTGTTTGAGGCTCGCTGTAAAGAGAAAATACAGCAGTTTGAAGATGCCGGTTCAGATGAAGAAGATATCTGGGATGAAAAAGATGTCACCTTTGCACCAGAGGCACAGAGACGCCCCAG GAGCTCAGGTAGCACAGACAGTGAAGAGAGCACAGattcagaggaggaagatggaaagagagatcCATTTGAAGCATCCAATCCCATCACTGATGACAGAATGGAAGTTGACACAG ggcCAGTGTGGACAGCCAACTTTGATGACATCCCCATGGACACGGGTACATCCACAGCTCCAGCCTCCAGTCCCAGTGACCCTGCTGACTCCTGTCctttgtcctcttcctcttcctccaccacaATGACTGAAGTTCTTTCTGGGGAAGCATGGAGCACCTCTTCTACTCCCACCTCCAATTCTGAAACTGGCTGGGCAGATTTCTCCAACTTTACACCTGTTAG CCCAAAAGACCCACTAAGATGCAACTCTCCTGTTGCTATGGAAACCAGCATAGAGACAATGGACCCTCTTGGGGTCAATGCCCCCATTCAGCCTGAAG AAAGTGATGGCTGGTTGGGAACCAGTGTGGCTTCTCCCTCCCCCACCTCACCTAAGGATTGTGGGAAATCTAAAGCAGAGGACGAAACCACCTGTTGTGAGCAGCGCAGCATTACAGAGACGGTCATCAATGGCTCCATGAAAGAAACAGTCAGCCTCACTGTTGACGCCAAGACTGAGACCGCCGTCTTCAAGAG TGATGAAGAGAAGAGTGCTTCTTCAGAGAAATACTCAGTAGTGGAGtgtgtggatttggaaagaacaGGCATTAACACCTCTGCCGCTGCCTGCTGTCCCAAAACAGG
- the ppp6r3 gene encoding serine/threonine-protein phosphatase 6 regulatory subunit 3 isoform X1 yields the protein MFWKFDLHTTSHIDTLLEKEDVTLTEVMDEDDVLQECKAQNHKLVDFLLRPQCMEDLVTYITQEPNTEVEEKVKYKYPNISCELLTSDVGQINDRLGEDEKLLMKLYGFLQNEPPLNPLLASFFSKVLSILIGRKPEQIVDFLRKQEDFVDLMIKHIGTSAIMDLLLRMLTCIEPQQLRQDVLNWLNEEKVIQRLVDMVQPSQDEDRHSNASQSLCEIIRLSRDQMFQVQGCSEPDPLLATLEKQETVEQLLSNIFDKEKNESAIVSVIQILLTLFETRRPAFEGHMDCPPGMSHPSFSVNHSILEAVRPRLKDFHQLLLEPPKKNVMKTTWGVLDPPVGNTRLHVVRLVASLLQSNTHSINTELINLNTLGVILDMYFKYIWNNFLHIQVEICTAMILAMPPAPSDIQPDTEQEHARESILIKHLFQKCQFIQRILDAWGSNEKEQTEGGRRQGYMGHLTRIANSIVHNCDKGPNGPQIQQLISELPVEDREKWEAFISGQLADTNKRNTVDLVNTHHIHSSSDDEVDFKDSGFHQDSSLQQAFSDYQMQQMTSNFIEQFGFNDEEFADQDDVVDIPFDRISDINFSLNTNESANIALFEARCKEKIQQFEDAGSDEEDIWDEKDVTFAPEAQRRPRSSGSTDSEESTDSEEEDGKRDPFEASNPITDDRMEVDTGPVWTANFDDIPMDTGTSTAPASSPSDPADSCPLSSSSSSTTMTEVLSGEAWSTSSTPTSNSETGWADFSNFTPVSPKDPLRCNSPVAMETSIETMDPLGVNAPIQPEESDGWLGTSVASPSPTSPKDCGKSKAEDETTCCEQRSITETVINGSMKETVSLTVDAKTETAVFKSDEEKSASSEKYSVVECVDLERTGINTSAAACCPKTGSDKGRSTAEIPNGPLEGMAAIEEAKIDQSAVSSEPAVNGPA from the exons ATGTTTTGGAAGTTTGACCTCCACACCACATCCCACATTGACACACTGCTAGAGAAGGAGGATGTGACGCTGACAGAGGTGATGGATGAGGATGACGTCCTGCAGGAGTGCAAGGCCCAGAACCACAAATTGGTGGACTTCCTGCTGAGACCACAGTGCATGGAGGACCTGGTCACCTACATCACACAGGAACCCAACACTGAAGTTGAAGAGAAGGTTAAATACAA gtaTCCTAACATATCATGTGAGCTGCTTACGTCAGATGTTGGCCAGATAAATGACAGACTTGGAGAAGATGAAAAACTGCTGATGAAACTTTACGGCTTCCTCCAAAATGAGCCACCTCTCAACCCGCTCCTCGCAAGCTTCTTCTCCAAGGTCCTCTCCATTCTTATCGGACGTAAGCCTGAACAG ATCGTCGATTTTCTACGAAAGCAGGAAgattttgttgatctgatgatcAAACACATCGGGACATCAGCCATCATGGACCTGCTACTTAGAATGCTCACCTGCATTGAACCACAACAGCTCCGACAGGATGTTCTCAAC TGGCTAAATGAGGAGAAGGTGATCCAGAGATTAGTGGACATGGTGCAGCCTTCTCAAGATGAGGAT AGACACTCCAATGCCTCCCAGTCACTGTGTGAGATCATCAGACTGAGCAGAGATCAGATGTTCCAGGTTCAGGGTTGCTCAGAGCCTGACCCACTTCTGGCCACACTTGAAAA ACAGGAGACGGTGGAGCAGTTGTTGTCTAATATCTTTGACAAGGAGAAGAATGAATCTGCAATCGTCAGTGTTATCCAGATCCTCCTTACACTGTTTGAAACCAGGAGACCAGC GTTTGAGGGTCATATGGATTGCCCCCCAGGGATGTCCCATCCGTCATTTTCAGTCAATCACAGCATCCTGGAGGCTGTGAGACCCCGTCTCAAAGACTTTCACCAGCTGCTACTGGAACCCCCAAAG AAGAATGTGATGAAAACAACGTGGGGGGTGCTGGATCCTCCAGTGGGCAACACCAGACTCCATGTTGTCAGACTGGTGGCCAGTCTGctgcagagcaacacacacagcatcaacaCAGAACTCATTAACCTCAACACACTGGGAGTTATACTA GACATGTATTTCAAATACATCTGGAACAACTTCCTCCACATTCAGGTTGAAATCTGTACAGCTATGATTCTCGCTATGCCCCCCGCCCCCAGTGACATCCAGCCAGATACAGAGCAGGAACATGCAAGGGAGAGCATCCTCATCAAACAT CTGTTTCAAAAGTGCCAGTTTATTCAGAGAATCCTAGATGCCTGGGGCTCCAATGAGAAAGAACA GACGGAAGGTGGTCGGCGACAAGGCTACATGGGTCACCTGACTAGAATAGCCAACTCTATAGTTCATAACTGTGACAAAGGCCCTAATGGACCGCAGATACAACAGCTCATCTCAG AGCTCCCAgtagaggacagagagaaatggGAGGCCTTTATTTCTGGGCAGCTGGCTGACACAAACAAGAGAAACACTGTCGACCTG gtaaacacacaccacatacaTTCTTCCAGTGATGACGAGGTGGACTTTAAAGACAGTGGCTTTCACCAGGACTCCTCTCTACAACAA GCCTTTTCTGATTATCAGATGCAACAAATGACGTCCAATTTTATTGAGCAGTTCGGCTTCAATGATGAAGAGTTTGCTGATCAGGACGATGTGGTGGA TATTCCCTTTGATAGAATATCAGACATCAATTTTTCACTGAATACAAATGAAAGT GCAAACATAGCTTTGTTTGAGGCTCGCTGTAAAGAGAAAATACAGCAGTTTGAAGATGCCGGTTCAGATGAAGAAGATATCTGGGATGAAAAAGATGTCACCTTTGCACCAGAGGCACAGAGACGCCCCAG GAGCTCAGGTAGCACAGACAGTGAAGAGAGCACAGattcagaggaggaagatggaaagagagatcCATTTGAAGCATCCAATCCCATCACTGATGACAGAATGGAAGTTGACACAG ggcCAGTGTGGACAGCCAACTTTGATGACATCCCCATGGACACGGGTACATCCACAGCTCCAGCCTCCAGTCCCAGTGACCCTGCTGACTCCTGTCctttgtcctcttcctcttcctccaccacaATGACTGAAGTTCTTTCTGGGGAAGCATGGAGCACCTCTTCTACTCCCACCTCCAATTCTGAAACTGGCTGGGCAGATTTCTCCAACTTTACACCTGTTAG CCCAAAAGACCCACTAAGATGCAACTCTCCTGTTGCTATGGAAACCAGCATAGAGACAATGGACCCTCTTGGGGTCAATGCCCCCATTCAGCCTGAAG AAAGTGATGGCTGGTTGGGAACCAGTGTGGCTTCTCCCTCCCCCACCTCACCTAAGGATTGTGGGAAATCTAAAGCAGAGGACGAAACCACCTGTTGTGAGCAGCGCAGCATTACAGAGACGGTCATCAATGGCTCCATGAAAGAAACAGTCAGCCTCACTGTTGACGCCAAGACTGAGACCGCCGTCTTCAAGAG TGATGAAGAGAAGAGTGCTTCTTCAGAGAAATACTCAGTAGTGGAGtgtgtggatttggaaagaacaGGCATTAACACCTCTGCCGCTGCCTGCTGTCCCAAAACAGG
- the ppp6r3 gene encoding serine/threonine-protein phosphatase 6 regulatory subunit 3 isoform X2, whose translation MFWKFDLHTTSHIDTLLEKEDVTLTEVMDEDDVLQECKAQNHKLVDFLLRPQCMEDLVTYITQEPNTEVEEKVKYKYPNISCELLTSDVGQINDRLGEDEKLLMKLYGFLQNEPPLNPLLASFFSKVLSILIGRKPEQIVDFLRKQEDFVDLMIKHIGTSAIMDLLLRMLTCIEPQQLRQDVLNWLNEEKVIQRLVDMVQPSQDEDRHSNASQSLCEIIRLSRDQMFQVQGCSEPDPLLATLEKQETVEQLLSNIFDKEKNESAIVSVIQILLTLFETRRPAFEGHMDCPPGMSHPSFSVNHSILEAVRPRLKDFHQLLLEPPKKNVMKTTWGVLDPPVGNTRLHVVRLVASLLQSNTHSINTELINLNTLGVILDMYFKYIWNNFLHIQVEICTAMILAMPPAPSDIQPDTEQEHARESILIKHLFQKCQFIQRILDAWGSNEKEQTEGGRRQGYMGHLTRIANSIVHNCDKGPNGPQIQQLISELPVEDREKWEAFISGQLADTNKRNTVDLVNTHHIHSSSDDEVDFKDSGFHQDSSLQQAFSDYQMQQMTSNFIEQFGFNDEEFADQDDVVDIPFDRISDINFSLNTNESANIALFEARCKEKIQQFEDAGSDEEDIWDEKDVTFAPEAQRRPRSSGSTDSEESTDSEEEDGKRDPFEASNPITDDRMEVDTGPVWTANFDDIPMDTGTSTAPASSPSDPADSCPLSSSSSSTTMTEVLSGEAWSTSSTPTSNSETGWADFSNFTPVSPKDPLRCNSPVAMETSIETMDPLGVNAPIQPEESDGWLGTSVASPSPTSPKDCGKSKAEDETTCCEQRSITETVINGSMKETVSLTVDAKTETAVFKSDEEKSASSEKYSVVECVDLERTGINTSAAACCPKTGDKGRSTAEIPNGPLEGMAAIEEAKIDQSAVSSEPAVNGPA comes from the exons ATGTTTTGGAAGTTTGACCTCCACACCACATCCCACATTGACACACTGCTAGAGAAGGAGGATGTGACGCTGACAGAGGTGATGGATGAGGATGACGTCCTGCAGGAGTGCAAGGCCCAGAACCACAAATTGGTGGACTTCCTGCTGAGACCACAGTGCATGGAGGACCTGGTCACCTACATCACACAGGAACCCAACACTGAAGTTGAAGAGAAGGTTAAATACAA gtaTCCTAACATATCATGTGAGCTGCTTACGTCAGATGTTGGCCAGATAAATGACAGACTTGGAGAAGATGAAAAACTGCTGATGAAACTTTACGGCTTCCTCCAAAATGAGCCACCTCTCAACCCGCTCCTCGCAAGCTTCTTCTCCAAGGTCCTCTCCATTCTTATCGGACGTAAGCCTGAACAG ATCGTCGATTTTCTACGAAAGCAGGAAgattttgttgatctgatgatcAAACACATCGGGACATCAGCCATCATGGACCTGCTACTTAGAATGCTCACCTGCATTGAACCACAACAGCTCCGACAGGATGTTCTCAAC TGGCTAAATGAGGAGAAGGTGATCCAGAGATTAGTGGACATGGTGCAGCCTTCTCAAGATGAGGAT AGACACTCCAATGCCTCCCAGTCACTGTGTGAGATCATCAGACTGAGCAGAGATCAGATGTTCCAGGTTCAGGGTTGCTCAGAGCCTGACCCACTTCTGGCCACACTTGAAAA ACAGGAGACGGTGGAGCAGTTGTTGTCTAATATCTTTGACAAGGAGAAGAATGAATCTGCAATCGTCAGTGTTATCCAGATCCTCCTTACACTGTTTGAAACCAGGAGACCAGC GTTTGAGGGTCATATGGATTGCCCCCCAGGGATGTCCCATCCGTCATTTTCAGTCAATCACAGCATCCTGGAGGCTGTGAGACCCCGTCTCAAAGACTTTCACCAGCTGCTACTGGAACCCCCAAAG AAGAATGTGATGAAAACAACGTGGGGGGTGCTGGATCCTCCAGTGGGCAACACCAGACTCCATGTTGTCAGACTGGTGGCCAGTCTGctgcagagcaacacacacagcatcaacaCAGAACTCATTAACCTCAACACACTGGGAGTTATACTA GACATGTATTTCAAATACATCTGGAACAACTTCCTCCACATTCAGGTTGAAATCTGTACAGCTATGATTCTCGCTATGCCCCCCGCCCCCAGTGACATCCAGCCAGATACAGAGCAGGAACATGCAAGGGAGAGCATCCTCATCAAACAT CTGTTTCAAAAGTGCCAGTTTATTCAGAGAATCCTAGATGCCTGGGGCTCCAATGAGAAAGAACA GACGGAAGGTGGTCGGCGACAAGGCTACATGGGTCACCTGACTAGAATAGCCAACTCTATAGTTCATAACTGTGACAAAGGCCCTAATGGACCGCAGATACAACAGCTCATCTCAG AGCTCCCAgtagaggacagagagaaatggGAGGCCTTTATTTCTGGGCAGCTGGCTGACACAAACAAGAGAAACACTGTCGACCTG gtaaacacacaccacatacaTTCTTCCAGTGATGACGAGGTGGACTTTAAAGACAGTGGCTTTCACCAGGACTCCTCTCTACAACAA GCCTTTTCTGATTATCAGATGCAACAAATGACGTCCAATTTTATTGAGCAGTTCGGCTTCAATGATGAAGAGTTTGCTGATCAGGACGATGTGGTGGA TATTCCCTTTGATAGAATATCAGACATCAATTTTTCACTGAATACAAATGAAAGT GCAAACATAGCTTTGTTTGAGGCTCGCTGTAAAGAGAAAATACAGCAGTTTGAAGATGCCGGTTCAGATGAAGAAGATATCTGGGATGAAAAAGATGTCACCTTTGCACCAGAGGCACAGAGACGCCCCAG GAGCTCAGGTAGCACAGACAGTGAAGAGAGCACAGattcagaggaggaagatggaaagagagatcCATTTGAAGCATCCAATCCCATCACTGATGACAGAATGGAAGTTGACACAG ggcCAGTGTGGACAGCCAACTTTGATGACATCCCCATGGACACGGGTACATCCACAGCTCCAGCCTCCAGTCCCAGTGACCCTGCTGACTCCTGTCctttgtcctcttcctcttcctccaccacaATGACTGAAGTTCTTTCTGGGGAAGCATGGAGCACCTCTTCTACTCCCACCTCCAATTCTGAAACTGGCTGGGCAGATTTCTCCAACTTTACACCTGTTAG CCCAAAAGACCCACTAAGATGCAACTCTCCTGTTGCTATGGAAACCAGCATAGAGACAATGGACCCTCTTGGGGTCAATGCCCCCATTCAGCCTGAAG AAAGTGATGGCTGGTTGGGAACCAGTGTGGCTTCTCCCTCCCCCACCTCACCTAAGGATTGTGGGAAATCTAAAGCAGAGGACGAAACCACCTGTTGTGAGCAGCGCAGCATTACAGAGACGGTCATCAATGGCTCCATGAAAGAAACAGTCAGCCTCACTGTTGACGCCAAGACTGAGACCGCCGTCTTCAAGAG TGATGAAGAGAAGAGTGCTTCTTCAGAGAAATACTCAGTAGTGGAGtgtgtggatttggaaagaacaGGCATTAACACCTCTGCCGCTGCCTGCTGTCCCAAAACAGG